A single genomic interval of Desulfuromonadales bacterium harbors:
- the grpE gene encoding nucleotide exchange factor GrpE: MSKKKQQHEMDEQSETAGSAAGEQTPSPVPEVVSAEQPPAEGALAASQAEAQKNWDLYLRARADLENYRKRVQREKEDLSRFANENLLREILPVMDNLERALEHARQSDGGNGGLLQGVELTLGQFQRVIDKFGVTPIRSLGEPFDPARHEALGQVESAEHPPNTVVQELQKGYLLNDRLLRPAMVMVAKAPPVAAEP, from the coding sequence GTGTCCAAGAAGAAGCAGCAGCACGAAATGGATGAACAAAGCGAAACCGCCGGAAGCGCAGCCGGGGAGCAGACCCCGTCGCCGGTACCGGAAGTTGTGTCGGCAGAGCAGCCCCCTGCCGAGGGGGCACTTGCCGCCAGCCAGGCGGAGGCGCAGAAGAACTGGGACCTCTACCTGCGCGCCCGGGCCGATCTGGAAAACTACCGCAAGCGGGTGCAGCGGGAAAAGGAGGACCTCTCCCGTTTCGCCAATGAAAACCTGCTGCGCGAGATCCTGCCGGTGATGGACAATCTGGAGCGTGCCCTCGAGCACGCCCGGCAGAGTGATGGCGGCAACGGCGGACTGCTGCAGGGGGTGGAGCTGACCCTCGGTCAGTTCCAGCGGGTAATCGATAAGTTCGGTGTGACCCCGATCCGCTCGCTCGGCGAGCCGTTCGACCCGGCCCGGCACGAGGCGCTCGGACAGGTGGAGAGTGCCGAGCACCCCCCCAACACGGTAGTGCAGGAGTTGCAAAAGGGCTACCTGCTCAATGATCGTCTGCTGCGGCCAGCCATGGTCATGGTGGCCAAGGCGCCGCCGGTCGCCGCCGAGCCGTAA
- the hrcA gene encoding heat-inducible transcriptional repressor HrcA: MSEELNERSRKILEAIIEDYIDSAEPIGSRAMTRRHPLGLSPATVRNVMADLEEMGYIISPHTSAGRVPTDKGYRFYIDSLLQVRQLSQQEQQRIQQHHHLKGLRMDELLREAGKILSRISHYTGIVMAPRFTATVFRHIEFIRLSLGRILVVFVSDTGLVQNKIIETTEALSPGELEQMSSYLNQTLTGMTIQQAKARIVEEMAKEKALYDNLLQRALLLSREALQEESESEVFIEGAANIFEQPEGADLERMKRLFRTFEQKGLLVELLDKSQKADGVQIFIGNENEYREIEGCSLVTATYSSRRGTIGTLGVIGPVRMPYSTVIPVVDYTARLVSQMLESES, translated from the coding sequence ATGAGCGAGGAGCTCAACGAGCGCAGTCGGAAGATCCTCGAGGCAATCATCGAGGACTATATCGACTCGGCCGAACCGATCGGTTCCCGGGCCATGACCCGCCGCCATCCCCTTGGTCTGTCCCCGGCCACGGTGCGCAACGTCATGGCCGACCTGGAGGAGATGGGCTACATCATCTCTCCGCATACCTCGGCGGGGCGGGTTCCGACCGACAAGGGGTACCGGTTTTATATCGACTCCCTGCTCCAGGTGCGGCAGTTGTCCCAGCAGGAGCAACAGCGGATCCAGCAGCATCACCACCTCAAGGGGCTGCGCATGGATGAGCTGCTGCGGGAGGCGGGCAAAATCCTCTCACGCATTTCCCATTACACGGGAATCGTCATGGCCCCGCGTTTTACGGCCACCGTCTTTCGCCATATCGAGTTCATCCGTCTCTCCCTGGGACGCATCCTGGTCGTTTTCGTCAGCGATACGGGGCTGGTGCAGAACAAAATCATCGAGACCACTGAAGCGCTCTCCCCGGGCGAGCTTGAGCAGATGAGCAGCTACCTCAACCAGACCCTGACCGGCATGACTATCCAGCAGGCAAAGGCGCGGATTGTCGAGGAGATGGCCAAGGAAAAGGCCCTCTACGACAATTTGCTGCAGCGGGCTCTGCTGCTTTCTCGCGAGGCGCTCCAGGAGGAGTCGGAAAGCGAAGTCTTCATCGAGGGGGCCGCTAATATTTTCGAGCAGCCCGAGGGCGCCGACCTGGAGCGGATGAAACGGCTGTTCAGGACTTTTGAACAGAAAGGTCTGCTGGTGGAGCTCCTCGACAAGAGCCAGAAGGCCGATGGGGTCCAGATCTTCATCGGCAACGAAAACGAGTATCGGGAAATTGAGGGCTGCAGTCTGGTCACTGCGACCTATTCCAGTCGCCGTGGGACCATCGGCACCTTGGGGGTCATCGGCCCGGTACGCATGCCTTATTCAACGGTGATTCCCGTCGTCGATTACACGGCCCGGCTGGTGAGTCAGATGCTGGAGTCGGAGTCATAA
- the hemW gene encoding radical SAM family heme chaperone HemW, translating to MPALYLHVPFCRRKCPYCDFFSLPGNASQLAHYPDLLIRHLRLAASSGLWQGPFSTVFFGGGTPSLLPAEAVARVLTAARTEFGLEAAAEVTLEANPGTVTPASLAGYLEAGINRLSLGVQSLDESGLRTLGRVHTAAEACQAIAWARPAGFANVSLDLMFALPGQTVRDLHTEVGRLLALSPDHLSCYGLSVEEQTPFYHLHRRGDLELPDEERYAALFLALHERLTQAGYTHYEISNYARPGRQCRHNLGYWQRLSYLGVGAGAHSFLDAGWGERQSVPPDLNRYARGLGGGENPAQTLETFDHRGAMAETLYLGLRTAAGVDDDRFRQRFGLRVAEAFPAAIEKAGRHLRLKDGFWTFDLDGWLLYDHLITPFL from the coding sequence CGTCACCTGCGGCTCGCAGCCAGCTCCGGCCTCTGGCAAGGCCCCTTTTCTACCGTTTTTTTCGGCGGCGGCACCCCCTCCCTGTTGCCGGCCGAAGCGGTGGCGCGCGTGCTCACCGCGGCACGCACCGAGTTCGGGCTGGAAGCGGCAGCCGAGGTGACCCTGGAGGCCAACCCGGGTACCGTGACTCCGGCAAGCCTGGCTGGCTATCTTGAGGCCGGGATCAACCGCCTGTCGTTGGGCGTCCAGTCCCTCGATGAGTCAGGCTTGCGCACTCTGGGGCGCGTCCACACCGCTGCCGAGGCCTGTCAGGCCATCGCCTGGGCCCGACCGGCCGGATTTGCCAACGTCTCCCTCGACCTGATGTTCGCCCTTCCCGGCCAGACCGTCCGCGATTTGCACACGGAGGTTGGCCGACTGCTGGCCCTCTCGCCCGACCACCTCTCCTGCTATGGCCTGAGCGTCGAGGAGCAGACCCCCTTCTATCATCTCCACCGCCGCGGCGATCTCGAACTGCCCGACGAGGAGCGCTATGCCGCCCTTTTCCTGGCGCTGCACGAGCGCTTGACGCAGGCGGGGTATACGCACTACGAAATCTCCAACTACGCCCGCCCCGGCCGCCAGTGCCGGCACAACCTCGGCTACTGGCAGCGCCTGAGCTATCTGGGGGTCGGTGCCGGTGCGCACAGTTTTCTGGACGCCGGTTGGGGAGAGCGCCAGTCGGTGCCTCCGGACCTCAACCGTTACGCCCGAGGTTTGGGCGGCGGTGAGAACCCGGCACAAACCCTGGAAACTTTCGACCACCGCGGAGCCATGGCTGAAACCCTCTACCTGGGGTTGCGCACCGCCGCCGGCGTCGATGACGATCGATTCCGGCAGCGGTTCGGTCTGCGGGTCGCCGAGGCATTTCCGGCGGCGATCGAAAAGGCCGGCCGGCACCTGCGGTTGAAGGACGGATTCTGGACCTTCGACCTCGACGGCTGGCTGCTCTACGACCATCTCATCACCCCCTTTCTTTGA